The genomic interval CAACACAAAATTCACATTATTCACTTGTCTTTGCAGCACTTGTAGGTAAGCAGTTGCATCATTGCGGCGACGAAATCTCGCTACTACTGTGCTATCGTTATTGCTAGGTAAGTTGCGAACTATACACCACGGATGTAACTGCTCAAAATAGGTCATAATCACCTCTGAAAATTGCTGCAAATTTCTGAATAATGTGTTTTTGAATTGCTCAATATCACATTAATTCGTGAAAATCAATCAAAACAGGTCTACATGATATTGACAACTGAACATTTTTGTGAATTTGTACAATTAAGATGAAGAAACCAAACTTAATGAACTTCGTAAATGTTCAGGAATTTCCTCAAAATGCTCTAGCAAGAAATTCATTAACGCTAGGTGGCGTAAATCATTAACGTTAGGGTAACGTCGATACTTACCTTGTTTAAACCAACCGCGCACAGTAGAATCAGAACGATAACATATCAAAGCAATTTGTTCATAACTTACTTCCCATTTTTCGTAAAACTGTTTTGGAGTCATACCAAAATCCCAATTGCTGTATAAGTCAATTAGCTGTAATTCTTGTGTTGTTAATCGACGAGGTTTGAGCATAGAAGTAAGGCAAAAGGTAAAAGGTAAAAGGCAAAAAAAGAATAAAAAAGTCAAAAGCTTGCGGTCTAAGCATTCTTTATTTTTACTTTTGACTTTTTACTTTTAACTTGATTAGTGTGAATCTAAATGTGTGACTACAATGGTTTGTTCCTCCAAAAAATGCCAGTAGAATCGCTTTGCCATTGATGCAGAAGAACTCCAGATATCGCCTCCTTTATATCGATAACGATGGGTTCTTAAACTGCGGTATGATGGCCCAGATTTAGATAAAAATTGAAAAGCCTTCTGATATTGCTTGCGGTCTTGATGAGCTAAAACATCAAGTTGTTTTTGAGCTTTGGACGTAAAGATGAGACGGAATTTTATATCCATTCTTGCTTTGCGTGAATATCTAACTAGACCGAAGCGCAGATATTGTCACGCATAAGGCGGAGATCGCGGCGAGAAACCACAAAAGTTTCTACGCACTTTTTCCCAAGTCATCATTTTTGTGTGGTGCTAAAAGACTAAACAATAAACGCCGCATCATCAACCACAAACTCTGGTTGCGTTCCTACAACTGCGACTTTGCATCGAGTGTGTGCAGACATCGGGTAAAATCGTACTTGGTCTTCGCGTTTATTCACCAGTCGAGTCAGGTATTTGGATAGAGTTGTGTACTGATTTTCGTCTAATACACACTCAAAAACTGACTTTTGCACTCGCAACCCATAAGCTTCTAAAAGTTTCGCTACTTTGTTACGGCGTGTATCGCTTACAATGTCGTAGCAAACTAGGTAAAACATTACGATTTCACCAATTTTAACGGTACTGGAACTGGTGCAACAGCATCAGCAACATCAGAATGTGCAGGATGAAATTTTAATGCTAATGGACGATAGTATTCCACATCACCCAACAAACACGAGATATATTCACGTACTTGTAAATTCATGCACTGGCGATAACTAACTTCTCCACCGTCAGGATGCAATACAAAAGTTTTCAATTTACCTTCCCAGCACTGAAGAAAGCGTTGGAGAATAGTGTGTGGTCTGCCTTTACCGTTTCCATTGCCATTAGTGTGAGCAAAATTTCGAGCGAAATGTAAGACTAAATCATCGACAATTGGCGCACGAAACTCAGATGCCAAATCCCATACTAAAGGTAAATCATCATCTCCTCTGGGATGTATAATCCCATAATCAGGATGCAGCCCTACGGTATCAAGCAGAGTATATACATATTGATGTAGGAGTTGATAACCTAAATGGAAAAATCCATTGATTTGCTTTTGATGAATATGCGAACATAAGTTGTGAAAACTCACAAGAGCCATAACAGCACTGTAGTAAACTTTATCAGCTTCCTCGCTATATTCGCGTAGTTCCTCAAGGGATGTTGCTATTGATAAATTATCCATCAATAGCGTGAGATAATTTAATGCACGTTGGGTTGTATAGTCAGCATAATGACGAGTCCAACTTTGCAAAAATATATGTTGATTGTGCAATTTTGCCCAAATCATACTTTCAGCCATCGCACGTCTCAATTCTAAATTGCGTAAACATTGGCGTTGCAAACCCAAATATTTATATTGTCGTTGTGAGGTTTTCTCTAACCTGCCAATGATTTCACCGAATGGAGTGATATACAAGACTGGAATTTGATGCGCTACTACAGCTTTTATTACTTCATTTGGCAATTTAATATTGCTAAAAACGATAATTTGGCTGACATTATTAATCCTAATACTCACACATTGTTTTTGTTCATGAAATACCTTTAGGTAATTGAATTGCACTTTCAGGTCTGCATCCTGTTCAGTGATGTAAATTGTAGTCATAACTAGAATTAAGTAAATGTTTAATAGTAAAAACTAAAGATAAAAATGTTGTTCTTTGTCTTTGCTTTTACTTAATTACATACTCGCAGATGAATATATATCCAACTATATATATAAGATTATTCTGTATATAACTTTGTATATAAGTTTTGCTCAGTATATAACTTGATTAACCAGACAAAATTCTAGGCTAAAAATAACCCTGGCTTGTGAAATTAGCCAGGGTTCATAAACTACTATTTCCATTAATTCAACTTCCGAAAAAGTTTAAAGAAATGTTCAGCACTTTCAAGCCTACGCTCTAAGTGGTTTCCATTAATTCAACTTCCGAAGAAGTTTAAAGATGGAAACGGCGGTTACTATTTCAATACCCAGTTCGTAGTTTCCATTAATTCAACTTCCGAAGAAGTTTAAAGCTTAATGTATCAGGAGACGATACATGGCTAATGTTGTTTCCATTAATTCAACTTCCGAAGAAGTTTAAAGTCATACATGCGAGTTCATCGCTCAAACGTTTATTTTGTTGTTTCCATTAATTCAACTTCCGAAGAAGTTTAAAGTGGAAACATTTTTAGAAAGCACTCGCCAAAATCTAGATAGTTTCCATTAATTCAACTTCCGAAGAAGTTTAAAGACAACAATACCAAGTAAATGACATTATATCCGAATTGTTTCCATTAATTCAACTTCCGAAGAAGTTTAAAGAAATCGTTCTTGCTGCTCTTTACGAGCAAGGCGATTCCTGTTTCCATTAATTCAACTTCCGAAGAAGTTTAAAGAAATATCCTAATGCAGATGGGGATTTGGCGGCTGGATTAAGTTTCCATTAATTCAACTTCCGAAGAAGTTTAAAGGGCTAGGCTCTGAAAGCCTTACCTAGAGGCAATCCTACAGCAGATTTTCGGGGCTTGTCAAATTTGTTCAAAATGGAGACTCTAAATTGAAAATTCAGTTGGAAAAACATAGGCTAAAACCCTTACTGGACAAAGCGACCGGGGCTGTCAACGAAATAATCAGGGTTTCAGCCGTTATGCTTCAGCCCCGAAACGAGTCAATAGTTAAGTTTTACTTATCCCAAATCATCGGTCGATATATTTCAACCTCACCCATCAAACAAGAAATATACTCTCGTACCTGCAACTCAATGCAACGGCGGTAAGGTAATTTACAGTCTGTATGAGGATGATTTACTTCTGTTTGTAGCCTTTCTTCCCAGTATTTGAGAAATTTTTTCAGCGCATGAGGTTGAAAATACACCCCATTGCGCTCATCTGGAGAGGTAAAATCCTCAATTGTAAATAAGTTTCGATTTGTTAAATATACAACTAGAGAATCAACAACTAACGCACGAAACTCTTCCATTAAATCAGATACTAATGCTGGATGATTGTCACGAGGTACGTGCAAGTTACCAAAGTGTGTATGTAAGCCGACAGACTGGATTAATGAGTGAACATTTTGACTTAACAATGTGTATCCTAAACTCAGCATACTATTAATGGGATCAGTAGGAGGTCTTTTCGTGCGTTTCTCAAAAGTAAATTCTCCTGTCACTAATGAACCCAATGCTTGAAAATATGTTGTTGCAGCTATCCCTTCATAACCACGCAACATATTAACATCTTCAGCAAATGGTAACTTCTCCATATACAATTCTAGTTGAGCTATGGCTTTAGTCGCTTGCTCAGACTTCACCCGACGATTTAAGCGCATCAACATAATTCGAGAATTATGCAATTTAGCGCGAACAATAGCTTCTGCTTGTTTTTTGGTAAATTCAGGATATTGCGAACATTGAACTTGACGCGCCAAATACTCAACTTTTGCCATTCCTTCAGCCTGTAACCGACCAAAGTACCTTCCCTTCTGGGACAAATACATAATAGGAATCCGTCGTTGTAGTGCTAAACTCACAGCACCGTGAGAAACATTGCAACAACCAAATAATACAATACTTGTTACTCGCACAACAGGGATTTTAATTCGCAATTCCTGTTTATAAAAAACCTGAAATTGCTGATTTTTGACACTTAAATAAGCACCTTGATCCGTTATATATAATGTTGTCATAGAATCCTGCCAAAGATGAGAGATAGGTGCGCGAGGTAAATTTGCTGGCTTGCTGATATCACAAGCCTTCGGTGGACGAGAAACAAAATTAAAAGGTCTTTCTTTGGGACGAAAATACGGCGTACCGGAAGGATTTAGCAACCATTCCCCCTCCAGTTTGGGTGTTGGTTCTGGTGGCGGTGGCGCATAAACCTTCCCATTTGCAAAGCGATAGCCTAAAAATTTGAACTCTTCATGAGGTGCAAAAATCTGTGTCTTTTCTGGTTGCAAAGTCAGATAAAGTTCTCCCAACCAAACTATGATCTTGTCGAGAATACGATTAGCATCCGACCAACTGCTACAAGCAACAGCAAAATCATCTCCATACCTAACTAAGTTAATTCCATTACTCAGGCATTTTCGGTCAAAAGCCGTCAAATATAAATTAGCTAATGCGCCCGAAAGTATCCCACCTTGTAAGACACCTTTACCAAAATTAATGTACTTACCAGCAATGATCATCCCAGCGTTAATTTGCTGTTCAAGCAACTGCAAAATTCTACTTTCTAACTGCAAAGATTCTAAATTAGTTAACAGCAAAGCCCAACATAAATTATCAAAAAACTGGGCAATATCAGTTTTGATAATCCAAGTAGAACGATTCTGATAATAAAAAAACAATTGTTGCACCGCTTGTTGAATATTCCGCCCTGGACGGTAAGCATAGCTACAATCGAGAAACTTTTCTTCTAGAGGAAAATACAACTCTTCTAAAAGTAGACGTTGAACAATCCTATCTCGAACTGTCGGGATACCAACTAGCCGTTTTCCCCCACTTTTTTTAGTTAAATAAAACCCTTTAGCGGGGCTAGGACGATAAGATTCTTGTAGTAAATGATGCAGTAGTATAGGTAATTGTTCATCAACTGACGCAGCAAACAAATCAACACTAATCCCATCCACACCCGCACTGCGACTTCCTGCACGAACTTGACTCCATGCAAAATACAGTTGTTCAATGGTAAACATGATTAAGTTAAAAATTATAAACTCAAAAAGCAAAAGAACTTTAGTTATAGGTCTTCTTACCACAAGTAAAAAGAAATATTGAATTCATCTTTCTTTTACTTTTTACTCAGTTCTTTTTACTTATTCTGATTGTCGCTAACAGCTATATAAGCAGCTATATAAATTTTTGCTTCAGGTATATAAGTTTGTATATAATTTACACAAAAAATGTTTTTATTTTTCTGTTATCATGCCGAGACGAACATTGGTAGCATCGCCAAAAGGTATTGAAAAAGCTAAGTATGCTCTGGTGCGAAAAAACTGGACTCAACAAGCCTTAGCAGATGATATTCAGGTTGCTTCTTGGGCAACTATTAGTAAATTTTTTAACGGGATTCCTATTAGTTATACTATTTTTACTGAAATCTGTACGATGCTGGAATTAGATTGGCAAGATATTGCATTGTCATCTAACCTAGGGAGCTTAGAGTCAAAAGACCAAAAAATCAACCCTTTAGCTCAACTTTGGGAAAAACTGCAATCCTTGGGTTCTCCTACTGAAAAAATGGGTTTGGTATTAGTTAAAGAAGAAACTCTTGGTTGGGGTTGGGAACCTAATAGTCGTTATGAAAAATCTGTATCTATAGGTAGTTTCATTCGATTTGAGATAGATTTTGACACGCCAGGATACTTATTAGTCATCCAAAAAGATACATCTGAGCAAGTGTGGTGTTTTTGTCCTTCTTGTTTTGCTACTCAATCACATTTAAATACAGGTAAAACAACCCTACCTCAACCAGGTTCACCCATTACATCATTTCCAATAGAAGGAACCCCAGGGAAAGAAGTAGTTTTAGCAATACTTACAGAGGTAATGCCCACTTTAAATTGGTGGACAGCAGAGAATACTAACCCATTAAAGTTAACAGAAAATCATCTCGATCAGTTAATCGATTTTATTAATGAAAATAAAAATTGTAGAGTTCTATATACAGAATACGAAATTAAGTAACAAGATAAATACTTATGACAAATCAAATTATAAATGAAATCATTCAACTCAATTTACAAGTTGTAGCATTAGTTGGTCAAAGTAATTTAGCACAAGCTATGACTGTTGCTCAACAAGCTGTTAAATTCGGGGAAAGTCATCGACTAACCATGAATTCGGAATATTGTGATAGTTTGAATAATTTAGCAGAATTATATCGAATACAAGGGCATTACTCTAAAGCCAAACCCTTATATTTCCAAACACTAAATATTAGAAAGAATCTCTTCGGTTTAGAGCATCCTGATGTAGCTCAATCTTTAAACAATCTGGCAGCATTATATCATGCTCAAGGCAACTATACTGAAGCAGTAATACTTTTTTTAGAAGCTTTAAATGTGTGGAAAGTGTGTTACGGGGAAGAAGATGTTGAAATTGCTACTACTTTAAATAATCTAGCAGAAATTTATCGAGAACAAGGACTATATTTTAAAGCTGAACAAGTTCATTTAGAAGCTTTGGCAATGCGAAAAAACTTGTTTGGTGATGAGCATCCTGATATTGCTCAATCTTTAACTAATTTAGCAGCTATTTATATATTAATAGGGCGCTATGCTGATGCAGAACAAATGCAATTAGAAGCATTAGCAATGAAAACACGATTATTCGGGGAAGAGCATTTTGAAATTGCTAGTAGTCTCAATAATTTAGGAAAAGTCTATGATGCTCAAGGACGTTATCAAGAAGCTGAAATTAAGTTTTTCAAAGCATTAGAAATTCTTAAAAAATTTCTAGGCAATGAACATCCATATTTAGCATCTATCTTAAGTAATATTGCTGGTGTTTATCAAGATAAGGGAAATTATATTGCAGCCGAACAGAAGTTTTTAGAAGTTTTGGCAATGAACCAACGTTTACTGGGTTATGAACATCCTGATGTGGCTCATAGTTTAGATAATTTAGCAGAGGTTTATCTCATTCAAGGTAAATATTTAGCAGCCGAACAGAAATATCAAGAAGCTTATAATCTAAGAAAGGGTTTGTTTGTAGGAGAACACCCTGATATTGCTGAAAGCTTAAGTAATCTGGGTGTAGTATTTACATACCAAGGACGCTATCTAGAAGCAGAACAGCAATATTTACAAGCATTACCAATGCTAGAAAGATTGTTGGGAAGTGAACATAAGTCCATTACCAATATGTTAAATAATCTGGCTGGACTTTATGAGGAACAAGGAAATTATTCGCAAGCTGAACAAAAATATCTCCAATCTCTAGAAATTCAAAAAAATATTCTCGGTAATGAGCATCCCATTATTGCTGATACTTTACATCAAATAGCGGCACTTTATCGTGTGCAAGGACGATACTCAGAATCAGAACAATTTCACCTCGAATCTTTAGCAATAAGAAAACGCTTATTAGGAAAGCGTCATCCATTGGTGGCAGCTAGTCTTAACAATTTAGCTGTGTTGTATGATGATTTAACTCAATATAAGCAATCAGAATTATTACTCTTAGAAGCTTTGGACGTTGTGAAAAGTGTGTTTGGGAATAAACATCCACACGTAGCAAGTAGTATGAATAATTTAGCTGTGATTTATGATTTCCAAGGACGTTATCAAGAAGCAGAACAGCTACATTTAGAAACATTAAGACTCAAAAAACTATTGTTAGGTGAAGAACACACTCAAATTGCTAATAGTTTAAATAATTTAGGAGAGTTATATTTTTCTCTGGGACGCTATCAAGAAGCAGAACAGAAGTATAGAGAAACTTTGGCTATGCGAAGACACTTACTAGGAGAAGAACATCCAGATGTGGCATTTAGTTTAAATAATCTGGCAACTTTACTGGCAGCAACTAATCGTCCAGAAGAATCCTTGTTATGTCGCATTCAAGCAAGTGTTCTTAATGATAAGATAATCCGTAACATATTTGCGTTTAGTTCGGAAAGCGATCGCCTAGCTTTCTTGAAAAAAATCCGAAATAACTTTGACTTATTTCTCTCCCTCGTCTGCAACCATCTTGCTGATTCAGACAATGCCAAACTTGCAGCACTCTCATTCGTTCTTAAACGCAAAGCCTTGACAGCATCAGCACTGGCGGCTCAAAATGAAGCATTTTACAGCGATCGCTACCCACAATTAGTAGAAAAATTCCATCAACTGCGCGATCTGAGCAATCAAATTATCCATCTGACTTTTGCAATTCCCGAAACAGACGATTTGACTACATATCAAGAAAATCTGAGACAACTGCAAAGCAGACATAACCATCTGCAAAAACAATTAGCGGCGGAAGTACCAGAAATTCAGCTATCTGAGGAAGTTTTTGATTGTCAAGCGATTATCGCAGCATTACCGCCATTATCTATTTTTGTCGAGTTTGTCCGCTTTGACATGTTTGATTTTCAGGCAATCCCAGCGAATGGAGAAACGCAATGGCATCCAGCCAAGTATCTAGCATTTGTCTTAACAGCCGGATTTCCAAATAAAGTACAGATGGTGGATTTAGGAGCAGCTGATACCATCGACAGACTAATTCAAGCCTTTCGCTTAGAAGCATCCGACTATACTCACACTACGTTAGCTTGGGGACAAAGTAACAATGTACCAAAGCTGGAAATTAAATCATATAATTCCATAGCCGCAATACAACTAACCGAAGCACTGTTTAACCCCATCGGGGATTTAGTGAAAGATTGCAGGCATCTAATTATTGCACCCGATGGAAATTTAAACTTAGTGCCATTTCAGATATTGCCGATTGATGCCACGGGGTCACGTCTCTTAATGGATGAGTATATTGTCAGTTATCTTAGTGTTGGGCGAGAAATCCTCCGTAGCAAAGTTCAGCTACCGACAGGTTCTATCTCTGCACCATTAATTATCGCTGATCCTGATTTTGATTTAACAGCAGATGCAGCCACAGATCAAGAAACTGGCAATACACCAGCACCAAAAATCCCAGAATTACTAACTACTCTAGCCACAAAAGGCTTGTTCCGCGCTCCTGGGACGAAGTTTTTGGGCGAAAGTGTGGCAAAAAAACTACCAAATGCCAAATTATACTTAGGCGCTGAGGCACTAGAAACCCGCCTGACAAACAGCCGATGTCCCACCATCATGCTAATTGCAACTCATGGCTTATTCCAAACCGATTCTGCACCAGAGTCAGCAACTAAAAGACGTAATTTATTAAGTATGGAACGTCCTCGAACAACCAAGGTAGAAAATCCCATGTTGCGTTCTGGACTGGCGTTAGCGGGTGCTAATACTTGGCTGGCTGGTGGTAAGCTCCCCGCCTATGCAGGTAAAGGCTTTGTTTTTGCCCAAGATATTGCCAGTTTAGATTTGTGGGGCAATGAACTGACGGTTCTTTCTGCCTGCGACACTGCCAGAGGAGATATTAAAATTGGCGAAGGTGTATTTGGATTACGTCGCGCTTTTGCCGTGGCGGGTACAAAAACTCTAGTGATGAGCCTGTGGTCTGTTCCTGATAAGGTGACTGCTTTACTGATGGAGCGTTTCTTTGATAACTTGCAATCTGGTGCAAGTCGGGCGGAGGCTTTACATGACGCTCAGAATTATATACGTAACATCACTGTTAAACAATT from Aulosira sp. FACHB-615 carries:
- a CDS encoding CHAT domain-containing tetratricopeptide repeat protein, which encodes MTNQIINEIIQLNLQVVALVGQSNLAQAMTVAQQAVKFGESHRLTMNSEYCDSLNNLAELYRIQGHYSKAKPLYFQTLNIRKNLFGLEHPDVAQSLNNLAALYHAQGNYTEAVILFLEALNVWKVCYGEEDVEIATTLNNLAEIYREQGLYFKAEQVHLEALAMRKNLFGDEHPDIAQSLTNLAAIYILIGRYADAEQMQLEALAMKTRLFGEEHFEIASSLNNLGKVYDAQGRYQEAEIKFFKALEILKKFLGNEHPYLASILSNIAGVYQDKGNYIAAEQKFLEVLAMNQRLLGYEHPDVAHSLDNLAEVYLIQGKYLAAEQKYQEAYNLRKGLFVGEHPDIAESLSNLGVVFTYQGRYLEAEQQYLQALPMLERLLGSEHKSITNMLNNLAGLYEEQGNYSQAEQKYLQSLEIQKNILGNEHPIIADTLHQIAALYRVQGRYSESEQFHLESLAIRKRLLGKRHPLVAASLNNLAVLYDDLTQYKQSELLLLEALDVVKSVFGNKHPHVASSMNNLAVIYDFQGRYQEAEQLHLETLRLKKLLLGEEHTQIANSLNNLGELYFSLGRYQEAEQKYRETLAMRRHLLGEEHPDVAFSLNNLATLLAATNRPEESLLCRIQASVLNDKIIRNIFAFSSESDRLAFLKKIRNNFDLFLSLVCNHLADSDNAKLAALSFVLKRKALTASALAAQNEAFYSDRYPQLVEKFHQLRDLSNQIIHLTFAIPETDDLTTYQENLRQLQSRHNHLQKQLAAEVPEIQLSEEVFDCQAIIAALPPLSIFVEFVRFDMFDFQAIPANGETQWHPAKYLAFVLTAGFPNKVQMVDLGAADTIDRLIQAFRLEASDYTHTTLAWGQSNNVPKLEIKSYNSIAAIQLTEALFNPIGDLVKDCRHLIIAPDGNLNLVPFQILPIDATGSRLLMDEYIVSYLSVGREILRSKVQLPTGSISAPLIIADPDFDLTADAATDQETGNTPAPKIPELLTTLATKGLFRAPGTKFLGESVAKKLPNAKLYLGAEALETRLTNSRCPTIMLIATHGLFQTDSAPESATKRRNLLSMERPRTTKVENPMLRSGLALAGANTWLAGGKLPAYAGKGFVFAQDIASLDLWGNELTVLSACDTARGDIKIGEGVFGLRRAFAVAGTKTLVMSLWSVPDKVTALLMERFFDNLQSGASRAEALHDAQNYIRNITVKQLRQSVLGLEVLKELLAVTELSENSLIDCQEDDTPLKHPFYWGAWICQGNTDALVNLSTFPPAFLADH
- the cas1 gene encoding CRISPR-associated endonuclease Cas1 produces the protein MFTIEQLYFAWSQVRAGSRSAGVDGISVDLFAASVDEQLPILLHHLLQESYRPSPAKGFYLTKKSGGKRLVGIPTVRDRIVQRLLLEELYFPLEEKFLDCSYAYRPGRNIQQAVQQLFFYYQNRSTWIIKTDIAQFFDNLCWALLLTNLESLQLESRILQLLEQQINAGMIIAGKYINFGKGVLQGGILSGALANLYLTAFDRKCLSNGINLVRYGDDFAVACSSWSDANRILDKIIVWLGELYLTLQPEKTQIFAPHEEFKFLGYRFANGKVYAPPPPEPTPKLEGEWLLNPSGTPYFRPKERPFNFVSRPPKACDISKPANLPRAPISHLWQDSMTTLYITDQGAYLSVKNQQFQVFYKQELRIKIPVVRVTSIVLFGCCNVSHGAVSLALQRRIPIMYLSQKGRYFGRLQAEGMAKVEYLARQVQCSQYPEFTKKQAEAIVRAKLHNSRIMLMRLNRRVKSEQATKAIAQLELYMEKLPFAEDVNMLRGYEGIAATTYFQALGSLVTGEFTFEKRTKRPPTDPINSMLSLGYTLLSQNVHSLIQSVGLHTHFGNLHVPRDNHPALVSDLMEEFRALVVDSLVVYLTNRNLFTIEDFTSPDERNGVYFQPHALKKFLKYWEERLQTEVNHPHTDCKLPYRRCIELQVREYISCLMGEVEIYRPMIWDK
- the cas2 gene encoding CRISPR-associated endonuclease Cas2; the encoded protein is MFYLVCYDIVSDTRRNKVAKLLEAYGLRVQKSVFECVLDENQYTTLSKYLTRLVNKREDQVRFYPMSAHTRCKVAVVGTQPEFVVDDAAFIV
- the cas1 gene encoding CRISPR-associated endonuclease Cas1; the encoded protein is MTTIYITEQDADLKVQFNYLKVFHEQKQCVSIRINNVSQIIVFSNIKLPNEVIKAVVAHQIPVLYITPFGEIIGRLEKTSQRQYKYLGLQRQCLRNLELRRAMAESMIWAKLHNQHIFLQSWTRHYADYTTQRALNYLTLLMDNLSIATSLEELREYSEEADKVYYSAVMALVSFHNLCSHIHQKQINGFFHLGYQLLHQYVYTLLDTVGLHPDYGIIHPRGDDDLPLVWDLASEFRAPIVDDLVLHFARNFAHTNGNGNGKGRPHTILQRFLQCWEGKLKTFVLHPDGGEVSYRQCMNLQVREYISCLLGDVEYYRPLALKFHPAHSDVADAVAPVPVPLKLVKS
- a CDS encoding DUF4384 domain-containing protein → MPRRTLVASPKGIEKAKYALVRKNWTQQALADDIQVASWATISKFFNGIPISYTIFTEICTMLELDWQDIALSSNLGSLESKDQKINPLAQLWEKLQSLGSPTEKMGLVLVKEETLGWGWEPNSRYEKSVSIGSFIRFEIDFDTPGYLLVIQKDTSEQVWCFCPSCFATQSHLNTGKTTLPQPGSPITSFPIEGTPGKEVVLAILTEVMPTLNWWTAENTNPLKLTENHLDQLIDFINENKNCRVLYTEYEIK